AGCGTGAGACCCGCGCCGGTGATGGCCGTGGTCGCCGCAGCCTGGGTCTGGCCAAGCACATTCGGAACGGTGAAGATGGGCGGCCCGAGGGAGATGACGATATTGACCAGGGTGCCTTCCGGAACGTAGACACCGGCGGCCGGGTTCTGGCTGACCACGCTGCCCAGGGGGATGGTGTAACTGTTCTGCTGCGTGACGGTGCCCAGGGTGAGGCCCGCGCCGGTGATGGCCGTGGTCGCCGCAGCCTGGGTCTGGTTCACCACATTTGGAATTTGGACATACACGGTGTCACCAAGCGATATGACCAAGTCCACCGCACTGCCCCGCGCCACACCCGTTCCGGCGATGGGATTCTGGCTGATAACCCGCCCCGCCGGCACGGTGTTGCTCGTCTGCTGTGAAACGGCCCCAACTTTAAGGAGCACGGCGGTGATGTCCGTTGTCGCGGCGGCCTGGGTCTTGCCCACCACGTCCGGGACCGGAACCGGCAGCAGGCTGAAGAGGTATTCCTCCAGATTTGTGCGGCCTGTTGTGCCATAGGGGTAGTCCGCGTCGCGCGGGTCGCGCGGATTGAGGCCGTTGTCCACTTCCCATCCATCCGGCATGCCGTCATCGTCCGTGTCGGGGTCGGTCGGGTCGGCGTAGTAGAAAACCTCCTCATAGTCCGGCAATCCGTCACCGTCCCGGTCACCCGTCCGGTCCAGTGCTCCGCAGACGTCCAAGTCGTCCACGATCACACCGCGGGCCCGCAGGGCCGCAAGCTGGGTGCAGTCATCCGCGGAAAACGTTCCAATAGCCGTGCCCACAAAAACATAGTCGCCGTCATCCAGACCGGCATTGTTCACCAGGGCGGCAAAACGGCTGACGATCTGGCCGTTGATGTTGTTGCCGCCAAGGGCGAGCATGTGAAGATTGGTCAGGCCCTGAAGATTGTTGATGTTGGTGATGGAGGCGAAGTTGAGGGCCAACATTTCCAGATTGGTCAAACCGGCCAGCACAAGCAGGTTCGCGTTGCCAATGGGATTGTTGTCCAGCGCAAGACCGGTGATGGTGGTCAATCCAGTCAACGGAGTGAGGTCGTTGACATTATTCTCGCGCAGGTCCAGCCATTGAAGACTGGTCATGCCTGACAGCGCGCTGATGTCCACGATGTCGTTCTGCCACAACGTGAGCTTCACCATGTTGGTCAGGCTGGCGAGGGGCGAGATGTCCACGACCTTGTTGTTCAGAAGGCTGAGGTTGTTCAGGGAGGTCAGTGTGGCAAGGGGGCCGATATTCACCAGATTGTTGTTGGAGAGGTAAAGGGTGTAAAGGGGCAAGCCGGCGATGGGGGAGAGGTCCGAGACGTTGTTGCCGGTCAGGTCCAGCCAGCCGAGGTTCGTGCAATACTCAAGCCCCGTGAGATCTGAGATGCCGGTTCCGAGGCCCGCAACGGCCGTTACCAGGGTGCCGCTGGACTTGTCCGTGGAAAGGCCAGGCGTGATCGTAAACATGTTGCCCGCACGGGAGGACAGGGTGTAGGCGGTATTGTCCCCTGCAATCCGCAGCGACGCCGGCGCCAGGAGACTGTCCAACCCAAAGACCTCGATTTGTGTCGTGCCCGAGGTGTAAGACCCGTTCAGCCAGCCATTCTTGTTGTTGTTGACGGCGGGCAGACGGGTTATGGTCGCCAGTTCCGTGTCCTCGATGTCACCGGCCGGCTTGTTGAGGACGGCCCGGATGGCAGCCTCAAGGTTGCCGTCCGGAATGGGCACCGGGACCGCGCCCGCCACAGGGACGAAAACGCCCAAGCCCAGGGACAACGCAACCATCACCATGCTTACCAGACGAAACGAGTTCCTCATGACCATGACCCCCATGGGTGTTTGTTTTCCGATCCAAATCAGATTTGCAAGCATACGCACTAAAGCGATTATAGCGCAAGACTCCCCTTCTGTCAATAGTGTATTGGGCTCTGGCAAAAAAAATGCTGAGTCCGCTGGGCACCTTCATGAGCCATGTCACATGCCCGGACCGGGGCGTGCAGGGCGCGGGTGTTTTACTGGGCGCATGCTGGTATGGCCGCAGCCGGAGTCCGGCAACGCATGCAACCGTTGCGCCAAATAAACTCTTGACAAAAGTTTCTGAATGACGTAAAATCCGAATTGGTGGCGGGCATGTGCCGGCCGCTTGTTATGAGTTCACCCCGTGAGGCACCGTTCGATGGGTTGGCACTTTGCCGCGGCCATCATGCGCCGTCCGGGGGCAGTTGAAGTGTCGGGGCGTTTGCTCTGCCGCCGATGGTGTTGACTTCGCTGTGATAGTCTGGTATAGTGAAAACGTTGTGCCGGACTGAGGCGACGCGGGGTTTCTGGGTGGCAGGCTCTCTGCGAAGTTGCGGGAGTTTTGCGGCCAGGATTCAGGGATGGCCCGGTTGCCGCGCAGGGTGGAGAACGGACAGGTTTGGCGCAATGTGGAGACAGTTCCGCGCCGGTGCGTTCAATGCCATGCAGGGCGGTTTTGGGGCGATGGACTGAACGGACGTAAACGGTCCGGCACAGAGGACAAGATTTAATGAATCTGCGTTATTTTCTGGAACGGGCAGGCGGTTTCTCTGGGTGCGCCTTGGTGGCATGCATGGTGTTGGGGGCGTTTTCAGGATGCGCCACATCCATCCCCAAATGGGACGAGGTTCCACTTCCCCCCAGCGCCGAGGCGGTTGCCTTGGCGGAAACCCAGGGTGTTGACCCGGCCACCGTTGTCCCCGAGACACGCGTGGTGCTCCAGCCCTATGACGCCATCCAGGTCAAG
This genomic stretch from Candidatus Hydrogenedentota bacterium harbors:
- a CDS encoding PASTA domain-containing protein produces the protein MRNSFRLVSMVMVALSLGLGVFVPVAGAVPVPIPDGNLEAAIRAVLNKPAGDIEDTELATITRLPAVNNNKNGWLNGSYTSGTTQIEVFGLDSLLAPASLRIAGDNTAYTLSSRAGNMFTITPGLSTDKSSGTLVTAVAGLGTGISDLTGLEYCTNLGWLDLTGNNVSDLSPIAGLPLYTLYLSNNNLVNIGPLATLTSLNNLSLLNNKVVDISPLASLTNMVKLTLWQNDIVDISALSGMTSLQWLDLRENNVNDLTPLTGLTTITGLALDNNPIGNANLLVLAGLTNLEMLALNFASITNINNLQGLTNLHMLALGGNNINGQIVSRFAALVNNAGLDDGDYVFVGTAIGTFSADDCTQLAALRARGVIVDDLDVCGALDRTGDRDGDGLPDYEEVFYYADPTDPDTDDDGMPDGWEVDNGLNPRDPRDADYPYGTTGRTNLEEYLFSLLPVPVPDVVGKTQAAATTDITAVLLKVGAVSQQTSNTVPAGRVISQNPIAGTGVARGSAVDLVISLGDTVYVQIPNVVNQTQAAATTAITGAGLTLGTVTQQNSYTIPLGSVVSQNPAAGVYVPEGTLVNIVISLGPPIFTVPNVLGQTQAAATTAITGAGLTLGGVTQQYSLTVPLGRIISQTPTGGTVVAEGSAVDIVVSLGEPIFVTVPYVVGMPQAAATALLVSEGLTVGTVTELNSSWPAGTVFFQDPADGEVFLGTAVNLLVSTGDAPQVPAAGIAGLLALVAAVGAAGAVRLRRRQR